The following proteins are co-located in the Clostridiales bacterium genome:
- a CDS encoding APC family permease gives MESKNIRIVRVHQMKNERHGKSQRQILKRSLGRVEIFAMAFGTMVGWGWIMLPVQWIEAAGVLGAMAAFLIGGVLCIFVGLTYAELTSAFPLAGGELAFSYRGLGYVGSWITGWTISFAYISVAAWEGIALSTAFDYLHPMSKLGLLWSVAGFDVYLSWSAVGMIGAVILTALNIMGVKPVAVFQILLVLVMIVIGMIYVLGGISFGDIRFMTPAITNWKGIGVVLLMAPSMYLGFDIVSKSAEEMNMPLRDIAKVLIFSISCASAWYILIILGTSVSSPPELRGLLLIPAADSAAFAYESASISKLLIIGGICGIITSWNGFIVGASRMLFAMGRSKMLPNFFGWVHPRFQTPVVSIVFVGIICCFSPLLGENALVWLVDAAAFGTVIVYLMVSISYLRIRKKEPGLRKHYTVKKGKLVGIGAVVTALFFLFWYTPFSPNSLLWPYEWALVLSWIVLGIIFLVSSMVIYRRERITDQERELLMFGEAYSREI, from the coding sequence ATGGAATCAAAGAACATCCGGATCGTACGGGTTCATCAAATGAAGAATGAGCGGCATGGAAAGTCACAGCGTCAAATCCTGAAGCGATCCCTTGGAAGAGTGGAAATTTTCGCCATGGCCTTCGGAACCATGGTTGGCTGGGGCTGGATTATGCTTCCTGTGCAATGGATTGAAGCAGCTGGCGTTCTTGGGGCTATGGCCGCGTTTTTGATCGGTGGAGTACTGTGCATCTTCGTTGGATTGACATATGCAGAGCTTACTTCTGCATTTCCTCTTGCCGGAGGAGAACTGGCGTTTTCCTATCGAGGTTTGGGCTATGTGGGGTCATGGATTACCGGTTGGACCATATCCTTCGCTTATATCAGCGTTGCAGCGTGGGAGGGGATCGCTCTGTCTACAGCATTTGATTATCTTCATCCGATGTCCAAGCTGGGATTGCTTTGGAGTGTTGCCGGCTTTGACGTGTACTTGTCTTGGTCTGCCGTCGGAATGATTGGTGCAGTAATTCTTACTGCCCTAAATATCATGGGAGTGAAACCGGTAGCGGTATTTCAGATTTTGCTTGTTCTTGTTATGATCGTAATCGGTATGATCTACGTTTTAGGGGGCATTTCATTTGGAGACATTCGCTTTATGACTCCGGCCATCACAAATTGGAAAGGCATCGGTGTGGTTCTTCTCATGGCCCCGTCCATGTATCTGGGCTTTGATATAGTTTCAAAGTCAGCAGAAGAAATGAATATGCCTTTGCGGGATATTGCCAAGGTACTGATCTTTTCTATTTCATGTGCAAGTGCCTGGTATATCCTTATCATACTTGGAACCTCGGTATCTTCTCCACCGGAACTTCGGGGACTGCTACTGATACCTGCTGCTGATTCAGCGGCGTTTGCCTATGAGTCTGCAAGTATTTCAAAACTTCTGATTATCGGAGGAATCTGCGGAATTATTACAAGTTGGAACGGTTTTATCGTGGGTGCATCTCGAATGCTCTTTGCTATGGGAAGATCGAAAATGCTTCCCAATTTTTTCGGGTGGGTGCATCCTCGCTTTCAGACCCCGGTGGTTTCCATTGTTTTTGTAGGTATAATCTGCTGTTTTTCTCCTCTCTTAGGTGAAAATGCACTGGTATGGCTAGTGGATGCGGCAGCCTTTGGAACCGTTATCGTTTATCTGATGGTTTCGATTTCCTACTTGCGGATCAGAAAAAAAGAACCGGGGCTGAGGAAACATTATACCGTAAAAAAAGGAAAGCTGGTTGGAATTGGCGCTGTGGTTACCGCTCTGTTTTTTCTGTTTTGGTACACGCCCTTTAGCCCCAACTCCCTCCTTTGGCCTTATGAATGGGCACTTGTCCTTTCTTGGATCGTGCTGGGGATCATCTTTCTCGTCTCCTCGATGGTGATCTACAGGAGAGAAAGAATTACAGATCAGGAACGGGAATTGCTGATGTTCGGAGAGGCCTATTCCAGAGAAATTTGA
- a CDS encoding sigma-54-dependent Fis family transcriptional regulator codes for MDENLKILVVDDEAAHCDVLAMVLQAEGYHVTQCIRAKEVLELLKSEDFDLIVSDLIMPEMDGSALLKAVKAVRPDMNFIILTAYGTIENAVKAMKQGAFTYVIKGSDPEDLLREIQNIKKLSQIQNKEASQSDSLSGEYMLNTKSRVFADVLNIAAKAAKSDANILLLGESGSGKEVIAQYIHRGSNRSKNHFYATNCHTFSDSLLESELFGHEKGSFTGAASTRIGRFEAAEAGSLFLDEIGDVPPSTQAKLLRAIETKTVNRIGSNTDIKVDFRLISATNKDLEKEIKEGRFREDLFYRLSTIIIQIPPLRQRKEDLPELIRYFLNKVRISLGLEKITMDDEVSSFLMRYHYPGNIRELKNMIERMAVLSDDGKISADSISNLVYRSESGELEELFEGNRSLKDIRRGVESKYIQNALKKNLFNITKTAKELDISTRHLFNKISEYGIKEHPDRTGSSNEE; via the coding sequence ATGGATGAAAATCTTAAAATTTTAGTTGTGGATGATGAAGCAGCTCATTGCGATGTTCTTGCAATGGTACTGCAGGCTGAGGGATATCATGTAACCCAATGTATTCGGGCTAAAGAGGTTTTGGAACTGCTGAAATCAGAAGATTTTGATCTGATTGTTTCTGATTTGATCATGCCGGAAATGGATGGTAGCGCTTTACTGAAAGCGGTGAAGGCTGTAAGGCCCGATATGAATTTTATCATTCTCACAGCATATGGCACCATAGAAAACGCAGTAAAAGCCATGAAGCAGGGAGCGTTTACATATGTGATCAAGGGAAGTGATCCGGAAGATCTTCTGAGAGAAATTCAAAATATCAAAAAGCTTTCGCAAATTCAGAATAAGGAAGCTTCTCAATCTGACTCACTTTCAGGGGAATATATGCTGAATACTAAGAGCAGAGTGTTTGCAGACGTTCTGAATATAGCAGCGAAGGCAGCAAAGAGCGATGCGAATATTCTTTTGTTAGGGGAATCGGGATCCGGCAAGGAAGTTATTGCTCAATATATCCACAGAGGAAGCAATCGCAGTAAAAACCATTTTTATGCGACCAATTGTCATACTTTTTCAGATAGCCTATTGGAATCAGAGCTGTTTGGTCATGAAAAAGGTTCCTTTACAGGGGCAGCATCCACACGGATTGGCCGGTTTGAGGCAGCGGAGGCGGGTTCTCTTTTTTTAGATGAAATCGGAGATGTGCCGCCATCCACACAGGCAAAGCTTCTCAGAGCAATCGAAACAAAAACAGTCAATCGAATCGGCAGTAATACCGATATTAAGGTGGATTTCCGATTGATCTCTGCAACGAACAAGGATTTGGAAAAGGAGATCAAAGAAGGACGTTTTCGTGAAGACCTTTTCTATCGCCTGAGTACCATCATTATCCAGATTCCGCCTCTTAGACAGCGGAAAGAAGACCTGCCGGAACTGATCCGTTACTTTCTTAATAAGGTTCGAATTTCCCTTGGACTGGAAAAGATTACGATGGATGATGAGGTATCATCGTTTCTGATGCGGTACCATTATCCCGGTAATATTCGTGAATTGAAAAACATGATTGAGAGAATGGCAGTCCTATCTGATGATGGAAAAATCAGTGCTGACAGCATTTCCAATTTGGTTTATCGAAGTGAATCAGGGGAGCTGGAGGAACTGTTTGAAGGAAATCGTTCCTTGAAAGATATCCGGAGAGGGGTTGAATCAAAATATATTCAAAATGCGCTGAAGAAAAACCTCTTTAATATAACAAAGACTGCAAAAGAACTAGATATCAGTACGCGGCATTTATTCAATAAGATTTCGGAGTATGGAATCAAAGAACATCCGGATCGTACGGGTTCATCAAATGAAGAATGA
- a CDS encoding TrpR-like protein YerC/YecD, with product MSYESRFKNEEIDELFQAILALESEEDCYRFFEDICTINEIHAISQRWHVAKLLHEHKTYNEIEEITKASTATISRINKCLTYGADGYRRILERIQKK from the coding sequence ATGAGTTATGAATCCAGATTTAAAAACGAGGAAATTGACGAGCTCTTCCAGGCGATCCTTGCACTGGAATCGGAGGAAGATTGCTATCGATTTTTCGAAGATATCTGCACAATCAACGAGATTCATGCAATTTCTCAGCGTTGGCATGTAGCAAAGCTGCTTCATGAGCATAAGACCTATAATGAAATTGAAGAAATTACAAAAGCAAGCACGGCAACCATAAGCCGTATCAATAAATGTCTTACCTACGGCGCTGATGGCTATCGCAGAATTCTGGAAAGAATTCAGAAGAAATGA
- a CDS encoding cation-translocating P-type ATPase yields MFEQQKIQDVFKEVDVEPNIGLSDKEAKERLEKNGPNAFQEKKAKTKLQMFLSQLRDPMIYILFGAVVISLFLKEVSDAVIILAVILLNAVIGMVQESKAEKSLEALKKLSSPTALVRRNGVPIEVPAADLVPGDIVLLEAGRIIPADLRLINTVNMKVEESALTGESVPVQKDAEFIAKGEVTLGDRLNMAYLSTSVAYGRGEGVVVKTGMETEIGKIAKMISESVDEMTPLQKRLGDLGKLLGILAVVLCVTLFVVALVQGRDIMEMLLTAISLAVAAIPEGLPAVVTIVLALGVQRMVKVHTIVRKLPAVETLGSVSIVCSDKTGTLTQNKMTVTKVYVDDTLKQVDGLNYDTDKLFIDGFVLCTDASIEGNSRLGDPTELALLDMGLFYGINKKSLEASDPRINELAFDSDRKMMTTVHKASSGKVIAYTKGAMDRIINNCNEIMINGTIRPITDEDKVKIQAAAKEMASMALRVLALAIKLEDDSATESNLVFAGLVGMIDPPRPEAKDAVTIFKGASVTTIMITGDHIDTAYAIAKELGIVEREDQCITGDTLNHMSQEQLNTAVPNLRVFARVSPENKVMIVNAFRSHGHIVSMTGDGVNDAPSLKAADIGVAMGITGTDVAKGAADMVLTDDNFATIQKAIEEGRNIYNNIKKSVLFLLSSNLGEIITMFVAIIAGLASPLKAIHILWVNLITDSLPGLALGVDTGDPDIMKQAPRDPKESLFANGGLAITIFFGCVIGGITLGAFLATPIAMLLDAGQSITLANLKAVMADESIYVQCQTYAFTTLAVSQLFNAIGMRNLNRSVFRFNHLENKMMIIAFVIGILLQVAVTEIDVLIEVFGTMELSIREWLSLIALSTAPIWFHELFVLIKFIKKKAA; encoded by the coding sequence ATGTTTGAGCAGCAGAAAATTCAAGATGTATTCAAGGAAGTAGATGTAGAACCAAATATAGGCCTGAGCGACAAGGAAGCAAAAGAACGCCTGGAGAAGAACGGTCCCAACGCATTTCAGGAAAAGAAAGCAAAAACGAAGCTGCAAATGTTCCTGTCACAGCTTCGCGATCCAATGATTTATATCCTGTTTGGCGCCGTAGTGATTTCTTTATTTTTGAAAGAAGTCAGCGACGCGGTTATCATTCTGGCCGTCATCCTTTTAAATGCAGTGATAGGAATGGTTCAGGAATCCAAAGCAGAGAAATCTCTTGAAGCATTGAAAAAACTCTCCAGTCCCACAGCTCTTGTCAGAAGAAATGGCGTTCCTATTGAGGTTCCGGCAGCTGATCTTGTTCCTGGAGATATCGTACTCCTGGAAGCTGGCCGAATTATTCCTGCCGATCTGAGGCTCATCAACACCGTCAATATGAAGGTTGAAGAATCTGCCCTGACAGGAGAATCAGTTCCGGTACAAAAAGATGCTGAATTCATTGCCAAAGGTGAAGTCACTCTGGGTGACCGACTCAATATGGCCTACCTGTCAACCAGTGTTGCTTATGGAAGAGGGGAAGGCGTCGTTGTTAAAACCGGTATGGAGACGGAGATCGGAAAAATCGCCAAGATGATCAGTGAAAGCGTTGATGAAATGACACCCCTCCAGAAACGTCTGGGAGATCTGGGCAAACTGCTTGGTATCCTTGCGGTAGTTCTGTGCGTTACCCTGTTTGTGGTAGCTCTTGTTCAGGGCCGAGATATTATGGAAATGCTCCTGACTGCCATTTCACTGGCCGTTGCGGCAATTCCTGAAGGTCTGCCTGCTGTGGTTACCATCGTGCTGGCACTTGGTGTACAGCGCATGGTCAAGGTTCATACGATTGTAAGGAAACTTCCCGCAGTAGAAACATTGGGCTCTGTCAGCATTGTCTGTTCCGACAAAACCGGCACCTTAACCCAGAATAAAATGACCGTTACAAAGGTCTATGTTGATGATACTTTAAAGCAGGTCGATGGACTGAATTATGATACTGACAAACTGTTCATCGATGGATTTGTACTTTGCACGGATGCTTCCATCGAAGGAAACTCCAGACTTGGCGACCCAACGGAGCTTGCCCTTCTCGATATGGGGCTTTTCTACGGAATCAATAAAAAATCTCTGGAGGCATCGGATCCTCGCATCAATGAACTTGCCTTTGACTCTGACAGAAAAATGATGACGACAGTCCATAAAGCTTCTTCCGGAAAGGTGATTGCCTATACAAAGGGGGCCATGGACAGAATTATCAACAATTGCAATGAAATCATGATAAATGGAACCATTCGCCCGATTACTGACGAGGACAAAGTAAAAATTCAAGCAGCTGCAAAGGAAATGGCTTCCATGGCGCTGCGCGTTCTCGCTCTGGCCATCAAACTGGAAGATGACTCTGCTACAGAATCAAACCTCGTCTTTGCAGGTCTTGTAGGAATGATCGATCCGCCAAGACCGGAAGCAAAGGATGCAGTTACAATTTTCAAGGGTGCATCTGTGACAACCATTATGATCACAGGAGATCATATCGATACCGCCTATGCCATCGCCAAGGAGCTAGGTATTGTAGAAAGAGAAGATCAGTGCATCACAGGGGATACGCTGAACCATATGTCTCAGGAGCAGCTAAACACCGCGGTACCGAATCTCAGAGTATTCGCTAGAGTATCGCCGGAAAACAAAGTCATGATTGTGAACGCCTTCCGGTCTCACGGACATATTGTTTCCATGACCGGTGATGGGGTAAACGATGCTCCCTCCCTGAAGGCCGCTGACATTGGTGTTGCAATGGGAATCACAGGGACTGACGTTGCCAAGGGCGCTGCGGACATGGTTCTGACCGATGATAATTTCGCAACCATTCAGAAAGCCATTGAAGAAGGGCGAAACATCTACAATAATATTAAAAAGTCGGTATTGTTCCTGCTTTCCTCCAACCTGGGTGAAATCATTACTATGTTTGTTGCGATCATTGCAGGCTTAGCATCACCGCTGAAAGCGATCCATATTCTCTGGGTCAACCTGATCACAGACTCACTTCCCGGTTTGGCTCTGGGCGTCGATACGGGCGATCCGGATATCATGAAGCAGGCTCCAAGAGATCCAAAGGAAAGTCTCTTTGCGAACGGAGGACTCGCAATTACAATATTCTTTGGCTGTGTCATCGGTGGAATCACTTTGGGCGCATTTCTGGCAACGCCGATAGCAATGCTTCTGGATGCAGGTCAGTCGATCACTCTGGCAAATCTGAAAGCTGTGATGGCAGATGAAAGCATATATGTACAATGTCAGACTTACGCATTCACAACTCTTGCGGTATCGCAGCTGTTTAACGCTATCGGCATGAGAAATCTGAACCGTTCCGTCTTCCGCTTCAATCATCTGGAAAACAAAATGATGATTATTGCGTTCGTCATTGGAATACTGCTCCAGGTAGCAGTAACGGAAATCGATGTACTCATCGAGGTATTTGGAACGATGGAACTGAGCATCAGGGAATGGCTCTCACTGATCGCACTATCCACAGCACCCATTTGGTTCCACGAACTGTTCGTTCTCATTAAGTTTATAAAGAAAAAAGCAGCTTAA
- the dapD gene encoding 2,3,4,5-tetrahydropyridine-2,6-dicarboxylate N-acetyltransferase — protein sequence MNAKEIIQYISNAEKKTPVKVYIKERNPLPFENCRVFGSNDRIIFGEWSDIKPVLEQYAEEIEDIVVENDRRNSAIPLLDVKNMNARIEPGAIIREHVKIGEHVVIMMGAVINIGAEIGDGTMIDMNVVLGGRATVGKNCHIGAGCVLAGVIEPPSALPVIVEDEVVIGANAVVLEGIRVGKGAVVAAGAVVIEDVPENAVVAGVPARIIKTKDAKAKEKTALVDALRQL from the coding sequence ATGAATGCAAAAGAAATTATTCAGTATATCAGCAACGCAGAGAAAAAAACTCCTGTTAAGGTTTATATAAAGGAACGGAACCCTCTCCCTTTCGAAAACTGCAGAGTATTCGGCAGCAATGACAGGATCATCTTTGGAGAATGGTCTGATATCAAGCCGGTGTTGGAACAGTATGCGGAAGAAATAGAAGATATCGTCGTGGAAAATGATCGCAGAAATTCGGCGATACCGCTGCTTGATGTAAAAAATATGAATGCAAGAATTGAACCCGGCGCCATCATCAGAGAGCATGTGAAAATCGGAGAGCATGTAGTAATCATGATGGGAGCAGTCATCAACATCGGAGCGGAAATCGGCGACGGCACCATGATCGATATGAACGTGGTCCTGGGAGGAAGAGCTACTGTGGGGAAGAACTGCCATATTGGTGCAGGCTGCGTCCTTGCGGGGGTCATTGAGCCGCCCAGTGCACTGCCGGTCATCGTAGAGGATGAAGTTGTCATTGGAGCCAATGCAGTGGTTCTGGAAGGAATCCGTGTGGGAAAAGGTGCTGTCGTAGCAGCAGGAGCCGTCGTTATAGAAGATGTACCGGAAAATGCCGTTGTGGCAGGTGTGCCAGCTAGAATCATCAAAACAAAGGATGCAAAAGCGAAGGAAAAAACCGCGCTTGTAGACGCTCTGCGTCAACTGTAA
- a CDS encoding 4-hydroxy-tetrahydrodipicolinate reductase, with amino-acid sequence MEKDRQETLKIGLVGYGRMGRLVKETIEKTSGVECAGIVSPEYNSELGQIGGKLDVIIDFSHPSNLDMIVSYAEKNHTPVVFATTGYSAEQIKEIEQLSQTVPVVYTANFSLGITVFQQVLRQITPVLRDVFDIEIIEKHHKMKLDSPSGTAKMLLQAVEEGREYEKKYGREGFGKRGDEIGIHSVRGGTIAGEHTVLFAGEDEILEITHQAHSRQIFATGAVQAAKFAAGQNPDLYDMNDVLFKKEVTE; translated from the coding sequence ATGGAAAAAGACAGACAGGAAACATTAAAAATTGGGCTTGTGGGATATGGCAGAATGGGCCGTCTTGTCAAGGAAACAATCGAAAAAACCAGTGGAGTGGAATGCGCGGGAATCGTCAGTCCTGAATATAACAGTGAACTCGGCCAAATAGGCGGTAAGCTTGACGTTATCATCGATTTCAGCCATCCCTCCAATCTTGATATGATCGTATCCTACGCAGAGAAAAATCATACTCCGGTGGTATTTGCGACCACAGGATACTCTGCGGAGCAGATTAAGGAAATTGAACAATTGTCTCAAACGGTACCGGTCGTTTATACAGCGAACTTTTCATTGGGCATCACTGTGTTTCAACAGGTACTCCGGCAGATCACGCCGGTTTTAAGGGATGTTTTCGATATCGAAATTATAGAAAAACATCATAAAATGAAGCTGGATTCGCCAAGCGGAACAGCAAAAATGCTCTTGCAGGCAGTGGAAGAAGGCAGGGAGTATGAAAAGAAATACGGCAGAGAGGGTTTTGGCAAGCGGGGTGATGAAATCGGAATTCACTCTGTAAGGGGAGGAACCATTGCAGGAGAGCATACCGTCCTATTTGCGGGTGAGGATGAAATCCTTGAGATTACTCATCAGGCTCACTCCAGGCAGATCTTCGCCACGGGAGCGGTTCAGGCAGCAAAATTTGCTGCAGGTCAGAACCCCGACTTATACGATATGAATGACGTGTTATTTAAAAAAGAGGTGACAGAATGA
- a CDS encoding 4-hydroxy-tetrahydrodipicolinate synthase: MIRGSIVALITPFHEDGSVNYDKIRELIHWHIEEGTDGICILGTTAETPALTVTERDKIVEVSIEAAEKRIPIIVGSGSNNTLVAKEQSIKYEKMGADGLLVITPYYNKTNKAGMIHHFTEIADAVSIPVILYNVPGRTGCSLSYEALKELSQHKNIAGIKEASGDISFVAKIARLADENFALYSGNDDMIVPLMSVGGAGVISVAANIIPSEMHRLVTAYLEGDVSLAKEIQLKYLDFINALFIETNPIPIKEAMNVMDMGVGKYRLPLYEMDEDARAYLIKTMQILYDQKRLLTAV; encoded by the coding sequence ATGATTAGAGGATCGATAGTAGCGTTAATTACGCCCTTTCACGAAGACGGAAGCGTGAATTACGATAAGATCCGTGAATTGATTCACTGGCATATCGAAGAAGGTACCGACGGGATCTGCATTTTGGGAACTACTGCGGAAACTCCGGCTCTTACGGTTACCGAAAGAGATAAGATTGTAGAGGTTTCCATCGAGGCCGCCGAGAAAAGAATTCCTATCATCGTGGGAAGCGGCTCCAATAATACGCTGGTTGCCAAAGAGCAGAGCATCAAATACGAGAAGATGGGAGCTGACGGCCTCTTGGTCATCACCCCCTATTATAATAAGACTAACAAGGCCGGTATGATCCATCATTTCACTGAAATCGCAGATGCGGTTTCCATCCCGGTAATCTTATATAATGTTCCGGGAAGAACAGGCTGCAGCCTTAGTTACGAGGCATTGAAAGAGCTCAGTCAGCATAAGAATATTGCAGGGATAAAAGAAGCAAGCGGGGATATTTCCTTCGTAGCAAAAATCGCAAGGCTTGCAGATGAAAACTTTGCGCTTTATTCCGGAAATGACGATATGATCGTGCCTTTGATGTCAGTTGGTGGCGCTGGTGTCATCTCTGTAGCTGCAAACATCATTCCCAGTGAGATGCATCGACTTGTGACTGCATATCTTGAGGGTGATGTGAGTCTTGCAAAGGAAATCCAGCTGAAATATTTGGATTTCATCAATGCGCTGTTCATTGAGACAAATCCGATCCCAATCAAAGAAGCCATGAATGTGATGGATATGGGTGTCGGAAAATATCGCCTGCCTCTTTACGAAATGGATGAAGATGCAAGAGCATATCTGATTAAAACAATGCAGATTCTTTATGACCAGAAAAGATTGCTGACGGCGGTCTAG
- a CDS encoding diaminopimelate epimerase — protein sequence MRSLWSLVMIAFTKYHGCGNDFIILSEKTAGDRDYPALAMQICHRTLGIGADGLIIVKTNPMEMVYYNSDGSRAPMCGNGIRCFAKFCFDEGLCLDEEYEVVTLAGIMGVKVVCRDPFLVEINMGKPDFDPERCGIKTEKETFLKQNISLENRQITVSSCFMGTIHTVVWLEDLEEEDLERLGKDLCEHPIFTEKTNVNMVQVIDEKTLKLMTYERGAGMTYACGTGACASVVIGALEGKCSRETDVRLPLGTLHINQRNDDEVMMTGPAVKVGQGCFEE from the coding sequence GTGCGAAGCCTTTGGTCTCTAGTCATGATTGCTTTTACCAAGTATCACGGCTGCGGCAACGACTTTATCATACTTTCAGAAAAGACCGCAGGTGATCGGGACTATCCGGCGCTGGCGATGCAGATTTGCCACAGAACCTTGGGGATTGGAGCTGACGGATTGATCATCGTCAAAACAAATCCAATGGAGATGGTTTACTATAACAGTGATGGGAGCCGTGCTCCCATGTGCGGGAACGGGATTCGGTGTTTTGCCAAGTTTTGCTTCGATGAAGGTCTATGCCTTGACGAGGAGTATGAAGTGGTTACGCTGGCAGGAATCATGGGAGTCAAAGTGGTCTGCCGGGATCCTTTTCTGGTTGAAATCAATATGGGAAAACCAGATTTTGATCCAGAGCGCTGCGGGATCAAAACAGAGAAAGAAACGTTCCTGAAACAGAACATCTCACTAGAAAATAGACAGATTACAGTAAGCAGCTGCTTTATGGGAACCATTCACACCGTTGTATGGCTTGAGGATCTGGAAGAAGAGGATCTGGAGCGATTGGGCAAGGATCTCTGTGAACATCCTATTTTCACCGAAAAAACCAATGTCAATATGGTTCAGGTCATCGATGAGAAAACATTGAAACTTATGACTTATGAACGGGGAGCAGGAATGACCTATGCCTGCGGAACCGGTGCCTGTGCCAGTGTTGTGATCGGTGCTTTGGAAGGGAAATGCAGCAGGGAAACTGACGTGCGGCTCCCACTTGGTACACTGCATATCAATCAAAGGAATGATGATGAAGTTATGATGACCGGTCCGGCTGTGAAGGTCGGGCAGGGGTGTTTTGAAGAATAG
- a CDS encoding aspartate kinase, translated as MNVVQKYGGTSLDSIEKIRAVAKHIASFRKEGDGIVIVASAMGGTTDELIALAHEAGSEIPKRELDALLATGEQKTVALLAIALQNLGVPAVSMTGFQSGFITTDHHSKAKIKEINTERTEQFLREGKVVVLTGFQGISEGGDITTLGRGGSDITAVAIAAQLGWDCEIYSDVDAIFTADPKIYPKAKKLDQITYDEMMELASTGAGILETRSVEIAKKYNVKVYIGKSLEGNERKGTYVMNDSIYIEDMPVTGISISDDCSIYSLRGIANDGVAIAKLFQLLADLHINVDMISKQTSADNTCTVSFSCTDAQSKDLDRAIESHELLSEITIEKQPNLSILSLVGVGMATATGVASKVFSILAQEGIMYYQITTSEISISVTVNRDEKIKAVIALCEAFGL; from the coding sequence ATGAACGTAGTCCAAAAATATGGCGGAACTAGCCTGGATAGTATAGAGAAAATTCGTGCAGTTGCAAAACATATTGCATCCTTCCGAAAAGAGGGTGACGGAATCGTAATTGTTGCAAGTGCCATGGGAGGCACCACAGATGAATTGATTGCCCTAGCCCATGAAGCAGGAAGCGAGATTCCCAAAAGAGAGCTGGATGCACTGCTTGCTACTGGGGAACAAAAAACCGTAGCACTTCTGGCCATTGCGCTACAAAACCTCGGTGTTCCGGCTGTATCGATGACCGGATTTCAATCCGGATTTATTACGACAGATCATCACTCAAAAGCAAAGATCAAGGAAATCAATACGGAGCGTACCGAACAGTTTCTGAGAGAAGGCAAGGTCGTGGTGCTCACAGGTTTTCAGGGCATCAGCGAAGGCGGCGATATTACCACTTTGGGCCGGGGCGGCTCTGATATCACTGCGGTAGCCATAGCGGCTCAGCTGGGTTGGGATTGTGAGATCTACTCCGACGTAGATGCGATTTTTACAGCGGACCCCAAAATATATCCGAAAGCAAAAAAGCTGGATCAGATTACTTACGACGAAATGATGGAGCTGGCATCTACAGGTGCTGGCATACTGGAAACCAGAAGCGTTGAAATCGCTAAAAAATATAATGTGAAAGTATATATTGGTAAATCTTTGGAAGGTAATGAAAGAAAGGGAACTTACGTTATGAATGATAGCATTTATATTGAAGACATGCCGGTTACCGGTATCAGTATATCGGACGATTGTTCGATCTATTCACTGAGAGGGATTGCCAATGACGGTGTTGCTATCGCCAAGCTGTTTCAGCTTCTAGCTGACCTGCATATCAATGTGGATATGATCTCAAAGCAGACTTCAGCAGACAATACATGCACCGTTTCCTTCAGCTGCACAGATGCTCAATCCAAGGATCTGGACCGTGCAATTGAAAGTCATGAACTGCTGAGCGAAATTACCATTGAGAAGCAGCCGAACCTTTCCATTCTGTCCTTGGTAGGTGTGGGAATGGCAACAGCAACAGGCGTAGCCAGTAAGGTTTTTTCCATTCTTGCACAGGAAGGCATCATGTATTATCAGATCACAACTTCTGAAATTTCGATTTCTGTGACCGTGAACAGAGATGAAAAAATAAAAGCAGTTATCGCTTTGTGCGAAGCCTTTGGTCTCTAG